Below is a window of Primulina eburnea isolate SZY01 unplaced genomic scaffold, ASM2296580v1 ctg368_ERROPOS200000, whole genome shotgun sequence DNA.
ATTCTCCACATACGTAGTCTATCTccacatttatttttttacattCGATGAATTCGAAACAAATTAAAAGTCTTTCAAATTCAAGACTCGACTGAAAAAACAAAagagaagaaatttttttaagcgAAAAATAGTCATAAAGAAAGTTAGAGAGTTAAAAAAGCTAAGCTTTAGCTTTTTCTTTttaggtaaaaatttgtgtgagacgatctcacaggtcgtattttgtgagacatctcttatttgggttatctatgaaaaaatattattttttatgctaagaatataattttttattatgaatgtcGGTAGGGTTGattcatctcacagataaagtttcgtgagatcgtctcataaaaGATCTACTCTTTCTTGCACGATCTTAATCTTAACCAGGttgtgtgagattttcacaccGAGGTTCATTTTTTTGATGTACATGAGTTGATGTTTGTGAAAATAAAGATTAGGCGTTTAGGTTTTTTAAagttcataatttatttattaggtTAATGATATCAAGCATCGTATATAGGATCCGATGCTTGTACAGTTGCCAACGAATCTGAAATTTCCAATTGGCTGTTTCGGTTCAAATTATTATTGACATAACATTAATTACATATATTAGTAGTACAATTATTAATAATATGCTTATAATTATGGTGTCATACCATGTGCCATCAGCATTTTAGTGTGCATTTAATTTGATACATTTTTTATATTGtactatattattttatatcatattacATAAAATGTGTTATACATCCAATGTACGTGATTAGAAAcaattatttgattttgatgCCCTTAAGattatctgtctcacaaatacgatccgtgagatcgtgtcacagaagtttttgccaaaaaataATTAGCCACTCATGCTCCTATATGTAACAAGTATTTGCTATGATTTTGCACTCATAACAGAGCACTGACTTAAAACATGTGACCATATTTTGTGTTTGTAGATCCTTCAGCACCGACTCGACCCCAAAAGCTTGGGAAATTTGAAAACTTGCTCACCAAATCAAACCCGAGATAAAATTTTGAccatattttctttaaattaggAGAATGTTTTTTAATGCTAATAAACAACTTTTTTGAAgtagaaaatatttcaaaaaaaaaaaggtgtGGTGGGACGAATAATTTATATTGTTTTCTAGGGTCGCGATTTGAAAAACTGGATTTTTCCGTGGTTCAAATTTTCCcatttcaaaaatcatatttttggattatttttataatgtttaatttattattttcacaCCTCGGCCTCACGACAGAATTGGCCATCAGCCTGGTCGAAACTTCGATAAAAATAGGATCAGTGCCacttaaatataatataatcagATTTTTTCATTCTTTCTTAAAGTAAATTAACTTTATTTGTGACAGTCTTTTCAAaattataatacataaattcaaaataaataattgaagtcttGTAATTTATACCATAagaaatgaaaataataaaataaaatacccatTTCCTTTCTTAAGTCCGATCTTTGGTCATTTTTTTCATCCCCGAGAATAATGATTACACTTCACCAAACTTATTGAAACGAAGTTTTCTTCATATGCTTACCAAGTTTTTCATAGTCAAAGCGAGATTTTTTCATTAGATGAGTTTTTTTATCGAGAAATTGGTCTTCAGTCTCTAGTCGTCGATTTTTTTTTAGTATCACATtttcacatgaagtgtaccacattttgtatgatatagcaccacaattttgtggataGGAAGTGAACccaaagaaatgttttgatcggagttttcaccaacttccctttatatatatatatatatatatatatatatatatatattttcatttcCTTTCTAAATTAAAGTCTCGAAACTAAAATTGCTATAAATTattcatatttttaaattttaattaaaatggaattctaataattttttttggataAATTAAGGGTGGTGATCATTAGACGATTGTTGCTTCTTTCTCAAGGTCTAATTTCTTGTTCACCAAACTTACCTCACTTCCAACTCAAAATGTATTTGTTTGATAATATTTTGGATATTTAATTCTTTTGGGGTTGGTAAGCTGATTGTGACCCAGCCAAGTCAAACgtaacaataataaaaaaacgAGGGATTTGAattcaattttatatatataaaaatcaacGGTTtcattttgaaaattatttatttaaaatccaGCTAGCATATATAGGAAAATGgaaacaataaataataaagGATATCTTTATGGGATCCtagtattaatttaatttaattttattgttcTGGAATGTTGTCGATTCTTTTACATAATGACTTGGGgtaatttttttatgtaatcTAATTACTGTTGGATTTGAATCTAAGATCATATGAATTTTTAGCGTTATCCTTAATTATCATTAGACTAAGGGCAAAAtgttgtgtgagacgatctcacgggtcgtattttatgagacaagtatcttatttgggtcatccatgaaaaaatagtaCTTTTCATGCTaacaatattacttttttattgtgaatatcagtaaggttgacccgtcccacagataaagattcgtgatatcgtatcacaagagacctactctaggCCAAGATATCTTTAGCGGAGAGACAATTATCATCTTAGGAATTTTATATGCCATATGTagtttgtattttatataaagTTTTGTTATTTCGAAACACAATAAATTGAGTTgtttagaaaaattttagattAAAAGCACTTAGTTTTTGCGAAAAATGGTAAGATTTTATcatgaattttatcaaacagAAGAACAAAGTTTGTATATATGAATGAAACAGAGAAATGAGTGTGTGATTCCAATTACATTTgagaaaaaagaaaaggaaaaaaaaaaagctcACATGCTCAACATTTGCCCTAATAAACTAAATACAAGGAGTAGTCAGTACTCCACGAAACCAAGAACATTCTTGatgaatatttatatatacactTTCTTGATCCACAGTTCATGATCTCTTTAAAATGTAATTTGCAGGCGAATTCGACCCTTTCCTCCGATCATGTCGTCGTGCATTTTCAGGGAATGAAACGGGCGATTTCGCCCCATTTTCACACCCTTCCTTTGGTCTGTTCCTGTGATGATACAACGGAGAATTCTCCTTCTTGGCAATTTCTTTCGACGAATGATCACTATCGGTGGAAACTGCGAAAACGAAAGTACCAATTTGCAAGTCTTCAAGATCTTTCAACGGCTCCAAAACTTTGATCACTTCACTTATAATCGGCCTAAGTTTTGGCCGATGGCTTAAGCAATGATAAGCAATCTCTGCTGTCTTTTGAACCCCGAGTTCCGAGTACTGCCCCTCGAGTCTTGGATCGATTATGCGGCTGAATTTTCGGGGACTTTTCAACATAGGCCTTGCCCATTCTGCAAGATTTTGTTCTCTTTGAGGACGGGTTTTGTCCAACGATTTCCGACCTGTTAGAAGCTCCAAGAGAAGTACCCCGAAACTATATACATCACTAGCAGCTGTCAAATGACCTGCAAAACTTTACTCGATTAGATTCAAAATGCAACTTGTAAAAGGTTACAAGTAAGAAATTAACCATAATTTCGCAGTTAATCAATCACCTGTCATGATGTATTCTGGCGCAGCATAACCTTGTGTGCCCATTACTCGGGTGGAAACATGCGTATCATCACCTTCCGGACCGTCTTTTGCAAGTCCGAAATCCGAGAGTTTCGCAGTAAAATCCTGAAAAAAAGATTTAAAGATTTTGTAAGAGTTATATGAACGTGAAAATCTTTGTGTATATATCggtactatatatatatatatatatatatgtatgtacacATATAACATGCACTTACGGAGTGTAGCAGAATATTGGAAGCCTTAAAATCGCGGAATATGACGGGTTTTTCGGCTTCATGGAGAAAGGCAAGTCCTCTAGCAGCGCCAATAGCAATTTTCATTCTTGTTGGCCATGGAAGTGAAACTGAAAATCCTGGTTcaaatttttttggaaaatacAAAAGTGTAAAATTTCCGGTTATGGCTATAGATAGAACACATGCAGTCCAGAGATATACAAAGTTCGTTAGAATTAAACCAATTATATGTAAATCACATCAAAGAATTAAGTTGTTCATTTAGACCCAATTAGCTGTTACTATCACTAAACACCAATAAACCAAAAAAAAGAatcaattgaaaaaaaaataattaaaaaacaaTTTTCTAAATTCCAAAAATTAATGATATATCTTTCAAAATATCTTATATCACCCTGGCATAACCAAGATTTCAGATTCAAGTAAACAATCTCTTGCCCCTAATAAAGCTCCGTCCCCGGATCAtacatgattttttatttttttttattaaaaaaaggtCGAAAATATGGAACGATCGTCCCAACTCGCTCCTTCGATGCCTACCAGTACTGTCATATGCTTGATCAATTCATCATGCCAGCATCAAACCAGAATGCAAGATAAACAATGAGATTTTTAAATGTAAATTATGTTGTTTGACCAAAAAAAAAGTATGGCTCGTCTCCATTAATTTAAAGAGGCGATGTTTCATGAAGAAATTAAAgctttgatttattcaaagtgATAAATAAAACAATGAAGTTTGTATTGTCAATAAAAAAAGAGAAAGTTGTGTGGATTTATTTGGGTAAATTATTGACAAATTAATCAGATCAAATGTCAACTTCCAACGCATCATCACCATTGACATTTTCAAAATACCAATAATCGTTGACTTAAAATGGCCTGCCAATTACAGCTACTTTCATGCAATTGTGTGTTAGAATTAGaatcacaaaaaaaattataatatataaaattgaaaCTGTAAATTATTGAAGTTAAAGAACGTAAAAGTGGTAAATACTTACTTCTGAATAGTTGATTTTCTAGGCTTCCTCTTGCCATGTATTCGTAGACAAGAAGCCTGTGTTCTTCTTCGCAACAATATCCAATCAACTTCACCAAATTCGGATGTCTCAATTGCCCGAGATAAATCACTTCGGTCTGACGATTCTCAGTATTCATCGAGCAACAAAATCAGTTTGTAGATTGAAACCAACTTAAAACTCTAATAATTCAAACAAATTTGAAGGGGAAAAAGGTCTTATAATTATACGTATACATTAGAATATTTCATGCAGTACTTGTGATGAAATGAATATATACCAGCCATTCTCTATGGCCTTGAGAACCATCCAAATCCAGGAGCTTGACGGCAACGGGCTGAGCCTTCAAGCCGGGTCTTATCTTATCATCAATGAAGCCCTTGTGCACAGGCCCGAACCCGCCTTCGCCAAGAAAATTACTGGGTGAGAAGTTCTGCGTGATCACCTTCAGCTCCTGAAGAGTGAACGCATGAAGATTGGATCCCACCAACGAGGCTGACAGATCCTCCGATAGCACCGTGGAACTGCTTAAATCCGATAGCGAAATCCTTTGGAACGAAGATTGCTGTTTCAGCACTGGTTTCTTCGGATCCGGCTTCGAGCCCTCGGACTTGAAACAGATGGGGAAATAGTCTTGCCATTTCACCTTCTTCTTCACCGCCATTAATACACAGTTATTGTGAGATGGAGGAAGGATCGATGATCTTGAGCTGGAAACGAAAAAATAATGatgggtttttttttattattatttcttgatcatgagaatgtgcATCGTTTTCAGAAAATCAATCGACATGGAGAGAAGAATTCAAGAACTGAGATACATCACATTACACGAATAAAATGAGATTAATTATTAATCTCTCTCTCTTTAGGACACGGATATAAATATTTGCATCTCCTTCTTATAATACTTCATACGAAAATATGAATATTCTAGAATTTATGTGATATATACACACGTATGTACATAAATAAGATCGAAAAGTTGTATTTTTGATCTTGTATAAATGTTGTTTTCAATCTTATCCCGACATTTTTCTAATttaattttagtcttttttcTAATACGACACATACAAAAAAAAACGAACATATTTAACCAAAGCTacaattttctaaaattttatCTGTACAGTATAAATTTTCAAGAAATGAAATTATAATACTATCGCTATTCGTGATTTGTTAAATCTAATTGTATGCTGAATATCCATTCAACACGCCATGTAACATAAAAGCTGTTACTTGTGTGTGTATGCTCGTCCACCTATcacattaattataatattagaGTAAATTGTATGTTGTGAATATTCAAGGGAAGTAAAACCCAGAAAGAAAAAAGTCAAAaagtgagacgatatcacgtatcgtattttgtgagacgaatattttatttggatcatctatgaaaaagtattactttttattgtaaatatcggtagggttgatctgtctcacatataaaaattcgtaaGACCATCTCACAATAGACTtactcaaaaaataataataatgggaACATCTCTCTTGACTTTCTTGCATGTGTGGGGcaggtattttttaaaaaaattggtagGTTTTTCCCAAAACCATGTTTAACCATGTATAAATTAGCAATTATAATattcttttaattttatatcatataataatattatttttcatgttatATTTAACTCATGAATCataagaaattattattatataataaaagattGGATCGAAATCAAACTGTGATGTTCTAGGCTGAACGAAGTTTCGTTCCTCGGAAATCTACACGTCACAATAAAATAACATCACGGTTTGCGAGGTTATGAAGCtgatcattaaattaaaaaattctataaatatttattttctgtTAAGACCAAAGAAAATGGAACTGGAATTTGAGTTTAAATTATACAAACCAAGTAATTTAAATTATGTAAATCAACCCTCTGAATTGCGTGAAAGTAGGATACTCAAAATTTGGGAGTCAAAAAGTTTTAGAAAATGCTATAATTTTAAAGTTCAATTTGATGAATAAAGGTTTTATTATGGCTTGAATTTCGATTTTGATTTCATATTTCGCATAAACTGAAATCCAACCATTAAActttagttttgatataaaaaaataataattagaagataaaaattgattttgataa
It encodes the following:
- the LOC140821021 gene encoding serine/threonine-protein kinase RIPK-like, whose protein sequence is MAVKKKVKWQDYFPICFKSEGSKPDPKKPVLKQQSSFQRISLSDLSSSTVLSEDLSASLVGSNLHAFTLQELKVITQNFSPSNFLGEGGFGPVHKGFIDDKIRPGLKAQPVAVKLLDLDGSQGHREWLTEVIYLGQLRHPNLVKLIGYCCEEEHRLLVYEYMARGSLENQLFRRFSVSLPWPTRMKIAIGAARGLAFLHEAEKPVIFRDFKASNILLHSDFTAKLSDFGLAKDGPEGDDTHVSTRVMGTQGYAAPEYIMTGHLTAASDVYSFGVLLLELLTGRKSLDKTRPQREQNLAEWARPMLKSPRKFSRIIDPRLEGQYSELGVQKTAEIAYHCLSHRPKLRPIISEVIKVLEPLKDLEDLQIGTFVFAVSTDSDHSSKEIAKKENSPLYHHRNRPKEGCENGAKSPVSFPENARRHDRRKGSNSPANYILKRS